From the Odocoileus virginianus isolate 20LAN1187 ecotype Illinois chromosome 21, Ovbor_1.2, whole genome shotgun sequence genome, one window contains:
- the NEUROG2 gene encoding neurogenin-2, producing the protein MFVKSESLELKEEEDVLVLLRSASPASAALTPLSSSADEEEEEELGAAGGARRQLGAEAAPAALGGSPGGAEGCRPARLLGVVHECKRRPSRARAVSRGAKTAETVQRIKKTRRLKANNRERNRMHNLNAALDALREVLPTFPEDAKLTKIETLRFAHNYIWALTETLRLADHCGGGGLPGALFSEAVLLSPGGTGAALSNNGDSPSPASTWSCTNSPAESSSASCNSTSPYSCTLSPASPEGSDMDYWQPPPPDKHRYAPHLPIVRDCI; encoded by the coding sequence ATGTTCGTCAAATCCGAGAGCTTGGAGttaaaggaggaggaggacgtGCTGGTGCTGCTGCGCTCGGCCTCCCCCGCCTCGGCGGCTCTGACCCCTCTGTCTTCCAGCGCTgacgaggaggaagaggaggagctggGCGCGGCGGGCGGAGCGCGGCGGCAGCTTGGGGCAGAGGCCGCGCCCGCGGCGCTGGGCGGCTCGCCGGGAGGAGCCGAGGGCTGCCGGCCCGCGCGGCTGCTGGGTGTGGTGCATGAGTGCAAGCGGCGCCCTTCGAGGGCAAGGGCTGTTTCTCGGGGTGCCAAGACGGCCGAGACCGTACAGCGCATCAAGAAGACCCGGAGACTGAAGGCCAACAACCGCGAGCGCAACCGCATGCACAATCTCAACGCGGCGCTGGACGCGCTGCGTGAGGTGCTCCCCACATTTCCGGAGGACGCCAAGCTGACCAAGATCGAGACCCTGCGTTTCGCCCACAACTACATATGGGCGCTCACCGAGACCCTGCGCCTGGCTGACCACTGTGGGGGCGGCGGCCTGCCCGGGGCGCTCTTCTCCGAGGCCGTCCTGCTGAGTCCGGGAGGCACTGGCGCCGCCTTGAGCAACAACGGAGACAGCCCTTCGCCCGCCTCCACGTGGAGCTGCACAAACAGCCCCGCGGAGTCTTCCTCGGCCTCCTGCAACTCCACCTCCCCCTACAGCTGCACTTTATCTCCCGCCAGCCCGGAGGGTTCAGACATGGACTATTGGCAGCCCCCACCTCCAGACAAGCACCGCTACGCACCTCACCTCCCCATAGTCAGGGACTGTATCTAG